A DNA window from Ipomoea triloba cultivar NCNSP0323 chromosome 10, ASM357664v1 contains the following coding sequences:
- the LOC116031601 gene encoding uncharacterized protein LOC116031601 codes for MASAAAAAAPLPSQKELEEMLIQSGIELLSTPPSSTAELLSLLEKLESELKSIGQDPSVSTRNVLEPIKKVLIEGKLLRYSDKINEVSVASCICEIMRISAPVLPYDNTEMEVVFHQIIASLEKLHYVDSNCYSKALRVLEAVAKYKLCVRLLDFDYVLAVNVFQLFLKIISVNHTDAVLRDMVDIMSQLIEERDEVSLDFQVSILDSLRKRTLATAPCSTLLGKEVLEKCHARLKPCLLQLMTDMNMNLDDYCNVLGSVLHGVPEGENMVENVGSVPPVEGTSALQLPQVPLLDATPTMNNNSNLEPGTWSSLDINATSVVLALPAVTGKQSIPDVLAPSSTKTNINHVSPCKRGQPRKNQTDLTVRRRSERIRSAERQISPRKQSIPDVLAPNSTKTNINYGSPCKRGLPRKNQTDLTVRRRSERIRSAERKSKEKVIYTDDDVEILNLRR; via the exons ATGGcttctgctgctgctgctgctgcaccTCTTCCATCACAAAAGGAGCTTGAGGAGATGCTCATTCAGTCTGGAATTGAGCTCCTCTCTACACCTCCTTCATCCACTGCCGAGCTTCTCAGCCTCCTTGAA AAACTTGAATCAGAACTGAAGAGCATAGGGCAAGACCCTTCAGTGTCGACGAGAAATGTACTTGAGCCAATTAAAAAAGTGCTGATTGAAGGGAAACTTCTAAGATATTCTGATAAAATCAATGAGGTTTCTGTTGCATCTTGTATTTGTGAAATTATGAGAATATCTGCACCCGTTCTACCCTATGATAATACAGAAATGGAG GTCGTTTTCCATCAGATTATAGCATCACTTGAAAAGTTACATTACGTTGATAGTAACTGCTATAGTAAGGCTCTGAGAGTTCTTGAAGCCGTTGCTAAGTACAAGTTGTGTGTGAGGCTATTGGATTTTGACTATGTGTTAGCTGTTAATGTTTTCCAACTGTTTCTCAAAATCATCAG CGTCAATCATACCGATGCTGTATTAAGAGACATGGTAGACATCATGTCTCAGCTCATAGAAGAAAGGGATGAGGTCTCTCTTGATTTTCAAGTGTCCATTCTTGATAGCCTCAGAAAGAGAACTCTG GCTACTGCACCTTGTTCAACGCTATTGGGAAAAGAAGTCTTGGAAAAGTGTCATGCCAGACTGAAGCCTTGTCTTTTACAATTAATGACAGatatgaacatgaatttggatgaTTATTGCAATGTACTTGGCTCAGTATTGCATGGAGTTCCTGAGGGAGAAAACATG GTGGAAAATGTTGGTTCTGTACCACCTGTAGAAGGAACATCTGCTCTTCAACTTCCTCAGGTGCCACTACTGGATGCCACTCCAACAATGAATAACAACAGTAACCTGGAACCTGGAACTTGGAGCTCATTGGACATTAATGCAACTTCAGTTGTGTTAGCTTTGCCAGCTGTAACTGGAAAGCAGTCTATTCCTGATGTGTTAGCCCCCAGCAGCACAAAGACTAACATCAATCATGTAAGTCCTTGCAAAAGGGGCCAACCAAGGAAGAATCAGACAGATCTCACCGTGAGAAGGAGATCTGAAAGGATTAGGTCTGCCGAGAGACAGATCTCACCAAGAAAGCAGTCTATTCCTGATGTGTTAGCCCCCAACAGCACAAAGACTAATATCAATTATGGAAGTCCTTGCAAAAGGGGCCTACCAAGGAAGAATCAGACAGATCTCACCGTGAGAAGGAGATCTGAAAGGATTAGGTCTGCCGAGagaaaaagtaaagaaaag GTCATATACACTGATGATGATGTAGAAATCTTGAATCTCAGACGTTAA